Proteins found in one Brevibacillus brevis genomic segment:
- a CDS encoding vWA domain-containing protein: MRKIVKTSGITILVASLIGCSSSVQFVSRSESENKPAAEQGQSNQVASSPSPPSQLADYALKKSVNPLPNDMYFKDYGTNQFVSTAKDRLSTFAADVDTASYTIMRNFIKDGNLPPAEAIRVEEFINFFPTSYPVPTDQTFAIQAESGPSPFQTNLQVVRIGIKGKELRAEERKPAHLVFVIDVSGSMNRENRLELVKKSLHVLVDQLQPTDSVGIVVYGSEGRVLLPPTSTEDKQAILSAIENLQPEGSTNAEEGLVLGYEMAARSFKPTTINRVILCSDGVANVGETGAEGILRSIEDYARKDIYLSTFGFGMGNYNDVLMEQLANKGEGNYAYIDTFSEARRIFTESLTSTLQTIARDVKIQVEFDPKKVDSYRLIGYENRDVRDKDFRNDKTDAGEIGAGHSVTALYEVKLASPAHTDLGTVRVRYHNASSQKVEEISEPVKVQNVLSPEVTFLAAVAEYGEILRKSPHAERSSLADVLKLAEATATGEEQLEFVRLVKDSMAISRN; this comes from the coding sequence ATGAGAAAAATCGTGAAAACCAGTGGCATTACCATATTGGTTGCATCCCTGATCGGATGCAGCTCAAGCGTACAGTTCGTATCAAGAAGTGAAAGCGAAAATAAACCAGCAGCAGAGCAAGGTCAAAGCAATCAAGTAGCCTCCAGTCCAAGTCCTCCCAGCCAACTAGCTGATTATGCGCTGAAAAAATCGGTCAATCCCCTCCCCAATGACATGTACTTCAAAGATTACGGCACCAACCAATTTGTTTCTACAGCGAAGGACCGTCTGTCTACTTTTGCCGCTGATGTGGACACTGCCTCTTACACCATAATGCGCAATTTTATTAAAGACGGGAATCTCCCGCCAGCAGAAGCCATTCGGGTGGAGGAATTCATCAACTTCTTCCCCACTTCGTATCCTGTGCCAACCGATCAGACATTTGCGATCCAGGCCGAAAGTGGCCCCTCTCCTTTTCAAACAAATCTTCAAGTAGTCCGAATCGGGATCAAAGGAAAGGAATTACGCGCAGAAGAGCGCAAACCCGCTCATCTCGTTTTTGTCATTGACGTATCTGGCTCGATGAATCGCGAAAACCGATTAGAGCTGGTGAAAAAAAGCTTACATGTTCTCGTTGATCAACTCCAACCTACAGATTCAGTAGGGATCGTCGTCTATGGATCAGAGGGACGCGTTCTTTTGCCCCCAACCTCTACCGAAGACAAACAGGCGATTTTATCAGCCATCGAAAATCTGCAGCCCGAAGGCTCCACCAATGCAGAAGAGGGGCTGGTGCTCGGTTATGAAATGGCGGCCCGTTCCTTCAAGCCTACTACCATTAACAGGGTGATTTTATGCTCCGACGGAGTAGCCAATGTAGGCGAAACAGGAGCCGAGGGCATTTTGCGATCAATCGAGGACTATGCGCGAAAAGACATTTACTTGAGCACCTTTGGCTTTGGCATGGGGAATTACAACGATGTCCTGATGGAGCAGCTAGCGAACAAAGGAGAGGGCAACTACGCCTACATCGATACGTTCTCCGAGGCGCGCCGCATTTTTACGGAATCATTGACGAGCACCCTCCAAACGATCGCTCGTGACGTAAAAATCCAAGTAGAATTCGATCCTAAGAAGGTAGATTCGTATCGCTTGATCGGTTATGAGAACCGCGATGTCCGCGACAAAGATTTTCGCAACGACAAGACAGATGCAGGCGAGATCGGCGCAGGCCATAGTGTGACCGCTCTTTATGAAGTGAAGCTTGCTTCCCCTGCCCATACAGATCTCGGGACGGTTCGCGTGCGCTATCATAATGCCTCTTCCCAAAAAGTAGAGGAAATCTCCGAACCCGTAAAGGTGCAAAATGTCTTGTCTCCTGAGGTGACGTTCCTTGCTGCTGTAGCAGAATACGGGGAAATATTGCGGAAGAGTCCGCATGCCGAAAGAAGCTCCCTTGCCGATGTTCTCAAACTGGCGGAAGCCACAGCCACTGGAGAGGAACAGCTCGAATTTGTCCGCTTGGTTAAAGACAGCATGGCAATCAGCAGGAACTAA
- a CDS encoding DUF2201 family putative metallopeptidase, whose translation MARGVQTDPSTQNYEQAVHFLSHHPMFGPLSSRAHFIRSERSICPDNGWVVVTREGSLYAHPKRRGEVGEWIYVLAHALLHLGFGHFVEKEQPILWNIACDCYITRFLRDMKLGKPPAEMAFELDKSGKSEEELYDWFVKHGVPEHLKLFGTGGEKQADMLFSDKYVRYTYNRDVKWERLLGIGLAQAVQSAVSVAGGYSDALGNEENQLSEAQKAKRWFINHFPLLASLASHFTIIEDSQLCQRLQISVAAIDVTANEIFINPAAGLDEEECKFVMAHELLHAGLRHHERCQGRDPYYWNVSCDYVINQWLMEIGIGRFPQIGGLYDPDLKGLSAEAIYDRIVTDMRTYRKLYTLRGVGMGDILDGDDPRFWEKGPGTTLDDFYRNAMSQGLIYHQERGRGLLPAGLVEEIRALGQPPIPWDVQLARWFDEHFPPLEKSRTYARASRRQSSTPDIARPAWSFRETDRLARTFGVVIDTSGSMDTKLLGKALGAIASYSEARDVPYARVVFCDAQAYDAGYLSPEDIAGRVKVKGRGGTILQPGIDMLEKATDFPKDGPILIITDGECDRIKVTRSHAIMLPKGSNLPFVARGPVFRME comes from the coding sequence ATGGCCAGAGGAGTTCAAACCGACCCGTCGACGCAAAACTACGAGCAGGCCGTCCATTTTTTGAGTCATCACCCGATGTTTGGTCCACTGTCATCGCGAGCGCACTTTATCCGTTCCGAGCGAAGTATTTGTCCGGATAACGGTTGGGTAGTCGTGACCCGGGAAGGCAGCTTGTACGCGCATCCGAAGCGCAGAGGGGAAGTCGGGGAATGGATTTATGTTCTCGCACACGCGCTCTTGCATTTGGGCTTCGGTCATTTTGTGGAAAAAGAGCAGCCGATATTGTGGAACATCGCATGCGATTGTTATATTACGCGCTTCTTGAGAGATATGAAGCTGGGGAAGCCTCCTGCGGAAATGGCCTTTGAGCTAGATAAATCGGGAAAGAGCGAAGAAGAGCTGTATGACTGGTTCGTGAAGCATGGGGTGCCGGAGCATTTGAAGCTGTTTGGAACGGGCGGGGAAAAACAGGCAGATATGCTTTTCTCGGATAAATACGTCAGGTACACCTACAATCGGGATGTGAAGTGGGAGCGTCTCTTGGGGATCGGGCTGGCACAAGCGGTGCAAAGTGCTGTCAGCGTAGCGGGCGGTTATTCCGATGCTCTCGGGAATGAAGAGAACCAGCTGTCCGAAGCACAAAAGGCCAAGCGCTGGTTCATTAATCATTTTCCATTACTGGCTTCCTTAGCGAGTCATTTCACGATTATCGAGGATTCACAGCTCTGTCAGCGGCTGCAAATCTCGGTGGCAGCCATTGATGTAACAGCCAACGAAATCTTCATCAATCCTGCGGCGGGCTTGGATGAAGAGGAATGCAAATTCGTAATGGCACACGAGCTGTTGCACGCAGGGCTTCGCCACCATGAGCGTTGCCAAGGCCGAGACCCGTATTACTGGAATGTCAGCTGTGATTACGTGATTAATCAATGGCTGATGGAGATCGGTATCGGACGTTTTCCGCAAATTGGCGGACTTTACGACCCAGACCTGAAGGGACTGTCGGCGGAGGCGATTTATGATCGAATCGTGACGGACATGCGTACGTATCGCAAGCTGTACACCTTACGTGGAGTCGGCATGGGCGATATTCTGGATGGCGATGATCCGCGTTTTTGGGAAAAGGGTCCGGGAACGACGCTGGATGACTTTTATCGCAATGCGATGTCGCAAGGTTTGATCTATCACCAGGAGAGGGGACGAGGGCTTTTGCCTGCGGGTTTGGTAGAAGAGATTCGCGCCTTGGGGCAACCGCCGATCCCATGGGATGTTCAGCTTGCCCGTTGGTTCGACGAGCATTTTCCCCCATTGGAAAAGAGTCGCACGTATGCAAGGGCAAGCCGCAGACAGTCCTCAACACCCGATATTGCCCGTCCTGCCTGGAGCTTTCGGGAAACGGATCGGCTGGCACGTACATTTGGCGTCGTGATTGATACATCCGGCTCGATGGATACCAAGCTGCTCGGCAAAGCATTGGGGGCGATTGCGAGCTACAGTGAAGCCCGAGATGTTCCGTATGCGCGCGTGGTCTTTTGTGATGCGCAGGCGTATGATGCGGGCTACCTTTCTCCCGAGGACATTGCAGGTCGCGTCAAAGTAAAAGGACGCGGGGGAACGATCCTGCAGCCGGGCATTGACATGCTGGAGAAAGCAACCGATTTTCCAAAGGACGGGCCGATTTTGATCATTACCGATGGGGAATGTGATCGGATCAAAGTAACTCGTAGTCATGCCATCATGCTGCCGAAGGGGAGTAATCTGCCATTCGTAGCGCGAGGACCAGTATTTCGAATGGAATAG
- a CDS encoding TetR/AcrR family transcriptional regulator: MNKKKQQTEQTKKKIADAARILFMQKGYKATSIDDIVKATGYSGGNIYYHFKSKEGLFLHLIEAWNSEWEEEWLAKEHLYTTSIDKLYGMAEHFATDFMNHPLTKAADEFFDMSEKPSDVEERINKMIKGYIDFNQQLLQKGIDNGEFEMTNVTGVAMILDSLMFGLNQHSRRMEREEALATFRLAMDVFLFGIVKPSR, translated from the coding sequence TTGAATAAAAAGAAGCAGCAAACGGAGCAGACCAAGAAAAAAATAGCGGATGCGGCCAGAATTTTATTTATGCAAAAAGGCTACAAGGCCACATCAATAGATGATATCGTGAAAGCTACTGGATACAGCGGCGGTAACATTTATTATCATTTCAAGAGCAAGGAAGGGCTGTTCTTGCATCTGATTGAAGCTTGGAATAGCGAATGGGAAGAGGAATGGCTAGCCAAGGAACATCTCTACACGACCTCGATCGATAAATTGTATGGAATGGCTGAACATTTTGCGACCGATTTCATGAACCATCCTCTGACCAAGGCTGCTGATGAATTTTTCGACATGTCGGAGAAGCCTTCCGATGTGGAGGAGCGTATCAACAAAATGATCAAAGGCTATATTGACTTTAATCAACAGTTGCTCCAGAAGGGGATCGATAACGGCGAATTTGAAATGACGAATGTAACCGGAGTCGCCATGATCCTGGACAGCCTGATGTTTGGTTTAAATCAACACTCGCGACGAATGGAACGCGAGGAAGCGCTGGCAACCTTTCGCTTAGCGATGGATGTGTTTTTATTTGGCATTGTCAAACCATCCCGCTAG
- a CDS encoding AAA family ATPase codes for MNLGIQVTQNQLMDVLLNVAVARPVFIWGAPGIGKSSLVEAFAEQVGLPCVSLLGSQLAPEDIIGVPQIVDGKSRFCPPAQIAREEPYCLFLDELNACSQEVQKAFYSLIHERRIGDYHLPEGSIVIGAGNRAQDSAIVKPMSSALINRMFHVQLLVSYEQWMNWAYSNGIHSYVLQFLEVRPDYLWSQPPKSEEPFSTPRSWHMLSDALNEFGENLTTEMVGVLVYGCLTPQHAAQFRAFHKNIQGKYQLNRILEGEASFPTAPEDRDVLYFLADSFRSQIKKELPADKASVGEQHKRFAHRAKALLKELASISLEMAQMVVARHEDGDGLPDWFVVEVIRDLPRLAMDRKGK; via the coding sequence ATGAATCTAGGAATTCAAGTGACGCAAAATCAACTGATGGATGTGCTGCTAAACGTTGCAGTAGCTCGTCCAGTATTTATTTGGGGCGCACCGGGAATCGGCAAATCGTCTCTCGTCGAGGCATTTGCCGAGCAGGTGGGCCTGCCTTGCGTATCGTTATTGGGTAGTCAGCTGGCACCGGAGGATATTATTGGTGTCCCACAGATTGTAGATGGGAAAAGCAGATTTTGCCCACCTGCGCAAATTGCGCGAGAAGAACCGTACTGCTTGTTTCTTGACGAATTGAATGCATGCTCGCAAGAAGTGCAAAAGGCGTTTTACAGTTTGATTCATGAGCGGAGAATCGGGGATTACCATCTGCCAGAAGGGTCCATTGTGATTGGAGCAGGAAACCGCGCGCAGGATAGCGCGATTGTCAAACCGATGTCGTCTGCTCTGATCAACCGGATGTTCCATGTCCAATTGCTAGTTTCGTATGAACAATGGATGAATTGGGCGTACAGCAACGGCATCCATTCCTACGTGCTGCAATTTTTGGAGGTGCGCCCGGACTATTTGTGGTCGCAGCCACCGAAGAGCGAGGAACCGTTTTCTACTCCGCGTTCCTGGCACATGCTCTCGGATGCCCTGAACGAATTCGGTGAGAACTTGACGACGGAGATGGTGGGGGTACTGGTCTACGGATGCTTGACGCCTCAGCATGCGGCTCAATTTCGGGCTTTTCACAAGAACATTCAAGGCAAATACCAGCTCAACCGTATTTTGGAGGGAGAGGCTTCTTTCCCGACAGCTCCAGAGGATCGAGACGTACTGTATTTTCTGGCCGATTCTTTCCGTTCGCAGATCAAAAAAGAACTGCCAGCGGATAAAGCCTCCGTGGGGGAGCAGCATAAACGGTTTGCCCACCGAGCGAAGGCTCTCTTGAAGGAGCTGGCTTCTATCTCACTGGAAATGGCGCAGATGGTAGTGGCGCGGCACGAGGATGGCGACGGATTGCCAGACTGGTTTGTTGTGGAGGTCATTCGTGATTTACCGCGATTGGCGATGGACAGGAAGGGCAAATAG
- a CDS encoding AraC family transcriptional regulator, producing MNYMEQITYALSFIEKQLTEKVTLDEVASAAGYSKYHFQRLFFHVTGETVGQYISKRRLTEAAKTLLLEQKSVTEVAFTYGFDSHEAFTRAFTKRFGLPPSALRRSGKMPRYTMLERIELSYLENIQLQSIEPVYVPAHEELTLIGCSSATRSTTDIVHCWNRLGQKIAMQKNQKRYGVIRYPDAFGLSLNFAYFAGINSTEHVGSDGLESLTLPASGYLVFPHRGSVQNLKLTYQYIYGSWMTHASASDQLYARYDFEYYDHRFLGNNHPDSLCFIYIPVLARE from the coding sequence ATGAACTATATGGAGCAAATAACTTATGCCCTCTCTTTTATCGAAAAGCAGTTAACGGAAAAAGTCACTCTTGATGAAGTGGCATCAGCCGCTGGATATTCCAAGTATCATTTTCAACGCTTGTTCTTTCACGTGACAGGAGAAACTGTGGGCCAATACATTTCGAAGAGACGCTTGACTGAGGCTGCCAAAACGCTGTTACTGGAACAAAAGAGCGTAACGGAGGTCGCCTTTACATATGGCTTTGATTCCCACGAAGCCTTTACTCGTGCTTTTACCAAACGCTTTGGTCTTCCTCCTTCTGCCCTCCGTCGATCTGGAAAAATGCCGCGGTACACCATGCTGGAGCGTATTGAGCTATCATATTTGGAAAATATTCAGCTGCAATCGATTGAGCCCGTCTATGTCCCTGCCCACGAAGAATTGACCCTGATAGGCTGCTCCTCGGCTACCCGTTCGACCACAGATATTGTCCATTGCTGGAACCGACTGGGACAGAAAATCGCCATGCAGAAAAACCAGAAGCGTTATGGGGTTATTCGCTACCCGGACGCTTTCGGGCTTTCGTTGAACTTCGCCTATTTTGCTGGCATAAACAGTACGGAGCATGTTGGCTCAGACGGATTGGAATCGCTCACTCTGCCTGCATCTGGTTATCTTGTCTTCCCTCACAGAGGATCGGTGCAAAATCTCAAGCTGACGTATCAGTATATATACGGGAGCTGGATGACACACGCATCCGCATCCGATCAGCTTTATGCCCGATACGATTTTGAATATTATGATCATCGCTTTCTCGGGAATAACCATCCTGATTCGCTTTGTTTCATTTATATACCCGTTCTTGCACGAGAATAG
- a CDS encoding DedA family protein, which produces MEVDVEQHLDLFLMKYGYVGIFFSLTLGVVGLPIPDEVLMTYAGYAVSRGVLHMPLTVLSAFLGAAVGITISYTIAWKWGLPLLMKVGPYLHITPKRIESTQKLFAKYGPYLLLIGYFLPGVRHITAYLAGVSTMGFRRFALFAYAGAFLWSVTFLLLGRALEKEWLKVVVYIRHYGITFLLIGSAIGMMVYIWMRYRRDTKA; this is translated from the coding sequence CTGGAGGTAGACGTGGAGCAGCATTTGGATCTTTTTTTAATGAAATATGGATATGTCGGCATCTTTTTTTCGCTCACACTCGGTGTTGTAGGGCTCCCCATACCCGATGAGGTACTCATGACGTACGCTGGCTATGCAGTTTCCCGCGGTGTTTTGCACATGCCGTTGACGGTGCTGAGTGCCTTTTTGGGAGCGGCAGTAGGGATTACGATCAGCTATACCATCGCGTGGAAGTGGGGGCTGCCTTTGCTTATGAAGGTTGGACCGTACTTGCATATTACGCCGAAAAGAATAGAGTCGACCCAAAAGCTGTTTGCCAAGTACGGTCCATACTTGTTACTCATCGGCTATTTTTTGCCTGGTGTCCGCCATATTACCGCCTATTTGGCAGGAGTCTCTACGATGGGGTTTCGACGATTCGCTTTATTTGCTTACGCTGGTGCATTTCTTTGGAGTGTCACTTTTTTACTGCTGGGACGGGCGCTTGAGAAAGAGTGGCTCAAGGTCGTCGTTTATATACGTCATTATGGCATCACATTTTTGCTAATCGGTTCGGCGATTGGAATGATGGTTTATATTTGGATGAGGTACAGGCGAGACACTAAAGCATAG
- a CDS encoding amidase: MKELTYLTATEMGTWIRERKISAEEVTRHTFTRIGSLNGKINAIVAYDEQAALESAKQADKEMAEGNIRGPLHGVPITIKDSFATAGLPTTSGFPPLKGYIPQYDAAIVRRLKQAGAVLIGKTNVSTLLMDLQTDNDIYGRTNNPWNTERTSGGSSGGSAAAVAAGLSYLDIGSDIGGSLRVPAHYCGVFSLKPTEGAVPATGHMPGFEGMSDYTSSRHLACYGPVARSIEDLEVAFSIMSGGNSNAGLPHGPQVLPPSLKEQPLHIRWMEELPGYPTSRAIRDQLRRFVKALEQQGMRVEQVTVPPLDVRKAWETWGKIIDAELNSTTPTLMRGLAHLLTMPIYRQVPTATMLIPLTFKNYMRVLTIREQLIRSFEQFMADCDLFLCPVSCTTAFPHMAKSKMWGYKPLYNKPLYVDENPQNYWVATTFYTNLFNVTGSPIVTMPIGFDEQGLPIGIQCVGKRWRDRELLQGASKLYATCPEWRAPEISVEPH, encoded by the coding sequence ATGAAAGAACTGACCTATTTGACAGCAACGGAGATGGGCACTTGGATTCGCGAGCGGAAAATAAGCGCCGAGGAAGTTACCCGGCATACCTTTACAAGAATCGGCTCGCTTAATGGCAAAATAAACGCTATCGTCGCTTATGACGAGCAGGCTGCTCTCGAATCTGCGAAGCAAGCGGACAAAGAAATGGCGGAAGGCAACATTCGGGGGCCCCTTCACGGGGTGCCGATCACAATCAAGGATTCCTTTGCCACAGCCGGACTCCCCACTACTTCTGGCTTCCCCCCACTAAAAGGCTACATTCCGCAGTATGACGCAGCCATCGTCCGCAGACTGAAGCAGGCAGGAGCCGTTTTGATTGGCAAAACGAATGTTTCTACCCTGCTCATGGATCTCCAAACAGACAACGATATTTACGGCAGGACAAATAATCCGTGGAATACGGAGAGGACTTCGGGAGGGAGCAGCGGAGGCTCGGCAGCCGCAGTTGCCGCAGGACTTTCTTATTTGGATATCGGGAGTGACATCGGGGGATCGTTGCGCGTTCCCGCTCATTATTGTGGTGTGTTCAGCTTGAAGCCAACAGAAGGAGCCGTTCCGGCAACAGGACACATGCCCGGCTTTGAGGGAATGTCTGATTATACCTCGTCCCGACACTTGGCCTGCTACGGCCCTGTAGCCCGTTCGATCGAAGACTTGGAAGTGGCGTTTTCCATCATGAGTGGTGGAAACAGCAACGCTGGCTTGCCTCATGGACCACAAGTCTTGCCCCCTTCCCTCAAGGAACAGCCCCTGCACATTCGCTGGATGGAGGAGCTGCCCGGCTACCCGACGAGTCGAGCCATTCGCGATCAGTTGCGTCGCTTTGTCAAAGCACTGGAGCAACAAGGCATGCGCGTAGAACAAGTCACGGTACCACCTTTGGATGTACGCAAAGCTTGGGAAACATGGGGAAAAATCATCGACGCGGAGTTAAACTCCACGACGCCTACCCTTATGAGAGGATTGGCTCATCTCCTCACCATGCCGATCTATCGCCAGGTTCCCACGGCTACCATGCTCATCCCGCTGACGTTCAAAAACTACATGCGTGTCTTAACCATTCGGGAGCAGCTCATTCGCAGCTTCGAGCAATTTATGGCCGACTGTGACTTGTTCTTGTGTCCGGTCAGCTGCACGACAGCTTTCCCACATATGGCAAAATCGAAAATGTGGGGCTACAAGCCGCTTTACAACAAACCGCTGTACGTAGACGAGAACCCGCAAAACTACTGGGTCGCTACGACTTTTTATACGAATCTGTTTAATGTCACTGGAAGTCCGATCGTGACGATGCCAATTGGTTTTGATGAGCAAGGTCTTCCTATTGGCATACAGTGTGTGGGAAAGCGATGGCGTGATAGGGAATTACTACAGGGAGCGTCAAAATTGTATGCGACCTGCCCAGAGTGGCGGGCGCCTGAAATTTCTGTGGAGCCGCATTAA
- a CDS encoding MFS transporter yields the protein MALLLKNQGALLILMFNIFLVFTGIGLVIPIMPKYMESLGITGGTIGLLVAAFSLTQLLFSPIAGRWADSFGRKKIIVIGLIVFAISEGLFGIANSPVLLFVSRLLGGISAALIMPAVMAYSADITTNEERAAGMGYITAAITTGFIIGPGIGGYIAEFGIRAPFYTAGIAGLIAACITLLILKESKPTEEALADSHSSEKQRSSLLSQLMHSYREPYFFSLIIVFVMSFGLANFETVFSLFVDHKFGFEPKDIAFIITFGSIAGAVVQLTAFSWIMNRFGEKRVISVCLLFAGLFIVLTLFVHGFWMIFAVTFIVFLAIDILRPAISTQMSMLAKDQQGYVAGLNSAFTSLGNIAGPIVAGFLFDIDINYPYALACLILLICFVLSLGVKNRNLKDANAASSQASIHG from the coding sequence GTGGCTTTATTATTAAAAAATCAGGGAGCCCTATTGATTCTGATGTTCAATATTTTCCTTGTCTTTACGGGGATCGGGCTTGTTATACCGATTATGCCGAAGTACATGGAGAGTTTGGGAATTACCGGGGGAACCATTGGTCTGTTAGTGGCAGCCTTTTCGCTGACGCAGCTTCTTTTTTCCCCTATTGCCGGGCGATGGGCTGATTCATTCGGAAGAAAAAAGATCATTGTGATTGGCTTGATCGTATTTGCTATCTCAGAAGGGCTGTTCGGTATAGCGAATTCTCCAGTCCTGCTGTTTGTTTCTAGGTTGTTAGGCGGCATCAGTGCCGCACTGATTATGCCAGCCGTAATGGCTTACTCGGCAGATATTACAACGAATGAAGAACGAGCGGCCGGGATGGGGTATATTACGGCAGCCATTACAACTGGTTTTATTATCGGTCCAGGGATTGGAGGATACATTGCTGAATTTGGTATTCGCGCACCTTTTTATACCGCAGGAATTGCGGGACTGATTGCTGCATGCATCACGTTGTTGATCCTCAAGGAATCGAAACCGACGGAAGAAGCATTGGCTGACTCGCATTCTAGCGAAAAACAACGAAGCAGTCTCCTTTCCCAGTTAATGCACTCGTATCGGGAGCCTTATTTTTTCAGTTTGATCATTGTGTTTGTCATGTCTTTCGGACTGGCTAATTTTGAAACGGTCTTTTCATTGTTTGTCGACCATAAGTTTGGATTTGAGCCAAAAGATATCGCGTTTATCATTACATTCGGGTCAATAGCAGGCGCAGTGGTCCAGCTTACTGCCTTTAGCTGGATCATGAATCGCTTTGGCGAGAAAAGGGTCATCTCAGTCTGTCTGCTCTTTGCTGGTTTGTTTATTGTGTTGACGCTATTTGTTCACGGATTTTGGATGATTTTTGCCGTTACCTTTATCGTATTTTTGGCGATCGATATTTTGCGTCCGGCCATAAGTACCCAAATGTCGATGCTCGCAAAGGATCAACAAGGATATGTTGCAGGTCTTAACTCAGCCTTCACGAGTCTTGGCAATATTGCAGGACCTATCGTAGCAGGATTTTTATTCGATATAGATATCAACTATCCGTATGCGCTAGCTTGTTTGATTTTGCTTATCTGTTTCGTCTTATCACTAGGAGTTAAAAACCGCAATCTGAAGGATGCCAATGCGGCTTCCAGTCAAGCGTCCATTCATGGATGA
- a CDS encoding chromate transporter: protein MKNNLREETGHQKSRWESVFEVLLVSAKLGVTSFGGPIAHLGYFHNEYIRRRKWLDEQSYADLVALCQFLPGPASSQVGIGIGIMRAGLLGGVAAWIGFTLPSVLALLIFAFTLQGLDSGSASWIHGLKLVAVAIVAHAVWGMGQKLAPDRARVTIAILAAAITLLWHSAWSQITIMILAGITGLLFFRQQKVSDFPEFRVPISRALAIMCWITFFGLLLVLPILRESTGFSLLALFESFYRAGSLVFGGGHVVLPLLEREVIPTGWVTQEAFLTGYGATQAVPGPLFTFAAYLGAMIAGGIGAAVATIAIFLPAFLLVIGALPFWDSLRRNSKIKGMLVGVNAAVVGILLAALYDPIWTSTILAPLDFIAAAILFIMLEHWKLPPWLVVVTGVSYGLLLS, encoded by the coding sequence GTGAAGAATAATCTCCGAGAAGAAACAGGACACCAAAAAAGTAGATGGGAGTCTGTGTTTGAAGTTTTGCTCGTTTCTGCCAAGCTGGGTGTTACTTCATTCGGCGGTCCCATCGCGCATCTCGGTTATTTTCACAACGAATACATTCGACGTAGAAAATGGCTGGATGAGCAAAGCTACGCAGATTTGGTTGCGCTTTGTCAGTTCCTCCCCGGTCCCGCAAGCAGTCAGGTAGGGATCGGTATTGGAATCATGCGAGCCGGATTGTTGGGAGGGGTTGCTGCATGGATCGGCTTCACTCTGCCTTCGGTATTGGCGCTCCTGATATTTGCGTTCACTTTACAAGGACTGGACAGTGGAAGTGCTTCTTGGATTCACGGTCTAAAATTAGTAGCTGTCGCGATTGTTGCTCATGCTGTATGGGGAATGGGACAAAAGCTGGCCCCGGATCGAGCACGGGTGACGATTGCGATTCTCGCGGCTGCCATCACGTTATTGTGGCATTCTGCATGGAGTCAGATCACAATTATGATTCTAGCGGGGATTACAGGATTGCTGTTCTTCCGGCAGCAAAAAGTTTCGGATTTCCCTGAATTTCGTGTGCCAATCAGTCGAGCACTAGCCATTATGTGCTGGATCACTTTCTTCGGACTTTTGCTTGTGCTGCCCATCCTCCGAGAGAGCACAGGCTTCTCCTTACTAGCACTGTTTGAGAGCTTTTACCGTGCAGGTTCTCTTGTTTTTGGCGGAGGTCATGTTGTATTGCCTTTGCTTGAGAGGGAAGTGATCCCGACAGGCTGGGTAACGCAAGAAGCTTTTCTGACGGGCTACGGCGCAACACAAGCAGTACCGGGGCCATTGTTTACGTTTGCCGCTTATTTGGGAGCGATGATTGCAGGAGGAATCGGTGCAGCAGTAGCTACGATTGCCATTTTTCTACCGGCCTTTTTACTCGTCATCGGCGCATTGCCGTTCTGGGATTCCTTGAGGAGAAATTCCAAAATCAAAGGAATGCTGGTAGGTGTGAATGCAGCAGTCGTCGGTATTTTACTCGCAGCCCTGTACGATCCGATTTGGACGAGTACGATCCTTGCTCCATTGGATTTTATCGCAGCGGCTATTTTGTTTATCATGCTGGAGCACTGGAAGCTGCCGCCATGGCTGGTTGTGGTTACAGGGGTTTCGTACGGTCTGTTGCTGTCTTAG